Proteins from one Halovivax limisalsi genomic window:
- a CDS encoding tripartite tricarboxylate transporter permease translates to MGSVEFVVDPALSVQLLGWTIAGCLAGSISGLIPGLHANNFAFLLAGVAAAVPGPPLLVGVAMLAAGVVHTFVNAVPAMALGVPDAEMALTALPGHRLVLAGRGREAIRLSALGSFLAILLAMPLAVPVTWAVNRWYAVVIDHLQFVLAGVVLALLVAERTPRRVLAGGLAFSLATALGALTLDVDPAAPLDAGGILAPVFAGCFGAPVLIDAVAGGGIPPQDDSAIRMSRPGLVLTGAAGTVAGAVVGFLPGISAAIAAVGVLVVLPGGTGGFGSADDRSYIVATSGVDTANTVFALVALWTIGRPRTGVMVAFDGTGAPVALPLLLLAALVAGACGSLVVFVAGDRYLALVGRLDYRWLSLAILGLLVALSALFAGWMGVLVFAVASAIGLVPVRLRTRRVHLMGVLIGPLMLAGW, encoded by the coding sequence ATGGGCAGCGTCGAGTTCGTCGTCGATCCCGCGCTCTCGGTCCAACTGCTCGGCTGGACGATCGCCGGGTGTCTGGCCGGGTCGATCAGCGGCCTGATTCCGGGGCTGCACGCGAACAACTTCGCGTTCCTGCTGGCCGGCGTCGCGGCCGCGGTCCCCGGTCCGCCGCTGTTAGTCGGCGTCGCGATGCTCGCGGCGGGCGTCGTCCACACGTTCGTCAACGCCGTCCCCGCGATGGCGCTCGGCGTGCCCGACGCGGAGATGGCGTTGACGGCGCTGCCGGGCCATCGGCTCGTCCTCGCTGGTCGCGGCCGCGAGGCGATCCGTCTCTCGGCGCTCGGGAGCTTCCTGGCCATCCTCCTCGCGATGCCCCTCGCCGTGCCGGTCACCTGGGCCGTCAACCGGTGGTACGCCGTCGTGATCGACCACCTGCAGTTCGTGCTCGCCGGAGTCGTGCTCGCCCTCCTCGTCGCCGAACGAACGCCGCGACGCGTGCTCGCCGGCGGGCTCGCATTTTCGCTCGCGACGGCACTCGGGGCGCTCACGCTCGACGTCGATCCGGCGGCCCCGCTCGACGCCGGCGGCATCCTCGCGCCGGTCTTCGCCGGCTGCTTCGGTGCGCCGGTCCTGATCGATGCCGTGGCGGGCGGCGGGATTCCGCCGCAGGACGATTCGGCGATCCGAATGTCTCGCCCCGGGCTCGTTCTGACGGGCGCGGCGGGAACGGTCGCGGGTGCGGTCGTCGGCTTTCTGCCCGGAATCTCGGCCGCGATCGCCGCCGTGGGCGTGCTGGTCGTGCTCCCGGGCGGTACCGGGGGATTCGGGTCGGCCGACGATCGTAGCTACATCGTCGCGACCAGCGGCGTCGACACCGCGAACACGGTCTTCGCACTCGTCGCGCTCTGGACGATCGGCCGGCCGCGAACCGGAGTGATGGTCGCCTTCGACGGTACGGGAGCGCCGGTCGCGCTTCCGCTCCTGTTGCTCGCCGCGCTCGTAGCCGGCGCCTGCGGGTCCCTGGTCGTGTTCGTCGCCGGCGATCGGTATCTGGCGCTCGTCGGCCGCCTCGACTACCGGTGGCTCTCGCTGGCGATCCTGGGACTGCTGGTGGCACTGTCGGCGCTCTTCGCCGGCTGGATGGGCGTGCTCGTTTTCGCCGTCGCGAGCGCGATCGGATTGGTGCCGGTCAGACTGCGAACCCGGCGGGTTCACCTGATGGGCGTACTGATCGGCCCGCTGATGCTGGCCGGCTGGTAA
- a CDS encoding HVO_2753 family zinc finger protein, which produces MSTTEERGGRACVSCGIDVSGTNAARFKCPDCGAQIYRCATCRKQSNLYECPDCGFTGP; this is translated from the coding sequence ATGAGTACGACCGAGGAACGCGGCGGGCGCGCGTGCGTCTCCTGTGGCATCGACGTCTCGGGGACGAACGCGGCGAGGTTCAAGTGCCCCGACTGCGGCGCGCAAATCTACCGGTGTGCGACCTGCCGGAAGCAGAGCAACCTCTACGAGTGTCCCGACTGCGGCTTTACCGGTCCCTGA
- a CDS encoding elongation factor 1-beta, producing MGKVAAKIKVMPNSPEIDLDELQERLESSLPEGAKINGVEREDVAFGLVALIPTVIVPDGSGGTEAVEEEFGSVEGVESVDVENVGRI from the coding sequence ATGGGGAAAGTAGCAGCCAAAATCAAGGTCATGCCGAACAGCCCCGAAATCGACCTCGACGAGCTCCAGGAACGCCTGGAATCCTCGCTCCCTGAAGGGGCGAAGATCAACGGCGTCGAGCGTGAAGACGTCGCCTTCGGCCTCGTCGCGCTCATTCCCACCGTCATCGTTCCCGACGGCTCGGGCGGCACGGAGGCCGTCGAAGAGGAGTTCGGCTCCGTCGAGGGTGTCGAGAGCGTCGACGTCGAGAACGTCGGTCGCATCTGA
- a CDS encoding MBL fold metallo-hydrolase: protein MTDDTTVHALTMSVPFGDRTVSITPTAIETDAGLLLVDVGPEGELGELERALSDAGFDLSDVERVLLTHHDADHAGGLAAMRDRTDVTVAAHPDEAPHVDGDEDPVKGSGDGRYPPTSIDEHLADGDEFESEAGPVRVVETPGHTAGHVSLYLPDERLLVAGDALTSDGDEVLSGPKPGYTIDVDAAAESVDRLAGRDVAHVICHHGGYAQAGSDRIREIADELADGR, encoded by the coding sequence ATGACCGACGACACCACGGTCCACGCGCTCACGATGTCGGTGCCGTTCGGGGACCGAACGGTCTCGATCACCCCCACGGCGATCGAGACCGACGCCGGACTCCTCCTCGTCGACGTCGGCCCGGAGGGCGAGCTAGGGGAGCTGGAACGCGCCCTCTCGGACGCCGGGTTCGACCTGTCGGACGTCGAGCGCGTCCTCCTCACGCACCACGACGCCGACCACGCCGGCGGACTCGCCGCCATGCGGGATCGAACCGACGTCACGGTCGCCGCCCACCCCGACGAGGCGCCCCACGTCGACGGAGACGAGGATCCCGTAAAGGGGTCCGGGGACGGCCGGTATCCGCCGACGTCAATCGACGAGCACCTCGCGGACGGGGACGAGTTCGAATCCGAGGCCGGACCCGTCCGCGTCGTCGAGACGCCCGGCCACACGGCGGGGCACGTCTCGCTGTACCTCCCCGACGAACGTCTCCTCGTCGCCGGGGACGCGCTGACGTCGGACGGGGACGAGGTCCTTTCGGGCCCGAAACCCGGTTACACGATCGACGTGGACGCCGCGGCCGAGTCGGTCGACCGGCTCGCCGGCCGCGACGTCGCCCACGTCATCTGCCATCACGGCGGTTACGCCCAGGCCGGTTCCGATCGCATCCGCGAGATCGCCGACGAACTCGCGGACGGTCGGTGA
- a CDS encoding class I SAM-dependent methyltransferase, producing the protein MTSNADDGRRAGHGTEPGVAEGEHRPSSMDATTTETTGRNTVDSALLDSFRADGATVVTTDPGGSEPTRAEGDRGRSLYDWWSDRDWLYDRVMALTAGMRDETFDALALESGETVLDLACGPGTNFERLREAVGPDGTVVGLDYSSGMVQSARKAVDERGWENVHVVRADAAATCGPDDAFDAVVTTFALHTFPDAAGALENVRDALAPDGRFAVLDSRPLTDGPFRFLNPLYERVIARTVNHQRGVDTLELLEATFETVDVVETWDAGAGYLAVARPTPPE; encoded by the coding sequence ATGACTTCGAACGCGGACGACGGACGACGGGCGGGGCACGGGACGGAGCCAGGCGTCGCCGAGGGCGAGCATCGACCGTCCTCGATGGACGCGACAACTACCGAGACGACGGGCAGGAACACCGTCGATTCTGCCCTCCTCGATAGCTTCCGGGCCGATGGGGCGACTGTCGTCACGACCGATCCAGGGGGATCGGAACCGACGAGAGCCGAAGGCGATCGAGGGCGATCGCTCTACGACTGGTGGAGCGACCGCGATTGGCTCTACGATCGGGTGATGGCTCTGACGGCGGGGATGCGAGACGAGACGTTCGACGCGCTCGCTCTCGAGTCCGGCGAGACCGTCCTCGATCTCGCGTGCGGGCCGGGGACGAACTTCGAACGACTGCGCGAGGCCGTCGGCCCCGACGGAACCGTCGTCGGTCTCGACTACTCGTCCGGGATGGTGCAGTCGGCGCGAAAAGCGGTCGACGAACGGGGCTGGGAGAACGTCCACGTCGTCCGGGCCGACGCCGCGGCGACCTGTGGCCCCGACGACGCGTTCGACGCCGTCGTCACGACGTTCGCGCTCCACACGTTCCCCGATGCGGCGGGCGCACTCGAGAACGTCCGCGACGCGCTGGCACCAGACGGCCGCTTCGCCGTGCTCGACTCGCGCCCGCTGACCGACGGCCCGTTTCGGTTTCTGAACCCGCTGTACGAGCGAGTCATCGCACGCACCGTGAATCACCAGCGAGGCGTCGACACGCTCGAACTCCTCGAGGCCACCTTCGAGACCGTCGACGTGGTCGAAACGTGGGACGCCGGCGCTGGCTACCTCGCCGTGGCCCGCCCCACGCCTCCGGAGTGA
- a CDS encoding helix-turn-helix domain-containing protein, translating into MKSLRIAIRPNAELMAPEGNLAVAATGVDRHLILGGSVLDGTETTISYVEGAAEDVEPILESAPTVDEYDITPTDGGCFVYCRQELSESALTLFDAFFQDTIVVVPPYECRSDGSIRMTVVGSPSEVQAVLEEFPDAVDVDVLRVGDTVGGPASELSERQREAVAVAWDCGYYDVPRDRGIEAVAADLDCAVSTASDLLRRAESRLVANALDVRR; encoded by the coding sequence GTGAAGTCCCTCAGGATCGCGATCAGACCGAATGCGGAGTTGATGGCGCCGGAGGGGAACCTGGCCGTCGCCGCGACCGGCGTCGACCGACACCTGATTCTCGGCGGCTCCGTCCTCGACGGCACGGAGACGACGATCTCGTACGTCGAAGGCGCCGCCGAGGACGTCGAGCCGATCCTCGAGTCGGCGCCGACCGTCGACGAGTACGATATCACGCCGACCGACGGCGGGTGCTTCGTGTACTGTCGACAGGAACTGTCCGAGTCGGCGCTGACGCTGTTCGACGCGTTCTTTCAGGACACGATCGTCGTTGTGCCGCCCTACGAGTGCCGATCCGACGGGTCGATTCGCATGACCGTCGTCGGATCACCGTCGGAGGTCCAGGCCGTTCTCGAGGAGTTCCCGGACGCGGTCGACGTGGACGTGCTTCGCGTCGGGGATACCGTCGGCGGCCCGGCGAGCGAACTCTCCGAGCGACAGCGGGAGGCAGTCGCCGTCGCGTGGGACTGCGGCTACTACGACGTGCCCCGCGATCGGGGGATCGAGGCCGTCGCAGCCGACCTCGACTGTGCGGTGTCGACGGCCTCCGACCTCCTCCGACGGGCCGAGTCGCGGCTGGTCGCGAACGCGCTCGACGTGCGGCGGTAA
- a CDS encoding cystathionine gamma-synthase has translation MDDDFRFETRSIHAGQEPDPETGALMTPIHANSTYEQTAPGDHRGYEYSRTGNPTRADLEANLASLESADYGRCFSSGMGSINTVLNLLEAGDHVVTGNDVYGGTHRIFTQVYEDYDLEFTFVDMTDLDAIEAGFRESTELLWLETPTNPLMSIVDVEGAAEIAHAHDAICAIDNTFATPYLQRPLELGADVVSHSLTKYLGGHSDVVGGALLTNDAELDERFGFYQNAVGATPGPFESFLVLRGTKTLPVRMDRHCENARAIAEWLDDHPDVETVYYPGLESHPGHELAARQMDDFGGMLSFELHATMDEASAVVSNTEVFTLAESLGGVESLIEQPAPMTHAAVPREERIAAGLTDSLIRVSVGIEHVDDQITDLERAIDVALS, from the coding sequence ATGGACGACGACTTTCGGTTCGAGACCCGATCGATCCACGCCGGCCAGGAACCGGATCCGGAGACGGGAGCGCTGATGACCCCGATCCACGCCAACTCCACCTACGAGCAGACCGCCCCTGGCGACCATCGCGGCTACGAGTACTCGCGGACGGGTAATCCGACCCGTGCGGACCTGGAAGCGAACCTCGCCAGCCTGGAATCGGCCGACTACGGCCGGTGTTTCTCGAGCGGGATGGGCTCTATCAACACGGTACTCAACCTGCTCGAAGCCGGCGATCACGTCGTCACCGGCAACGACGTCTACGGCGGCACCCACCGGATCTTCACGCAGGTCTACGAGGACTACGACCTCGAATTCACCTTCGTCGACATGACCGACCTCGACGCGATCGAGGCCGGCTTCCGCGAGAGCACGGAACTCCTCTGGCTCGAGACGCCGACGAATCCGCTCATGTCGATCGTCGACGTCGAGGGTGCGGCGGAGATCGCCCACGCCCACGACGCCATCTGCGCGATCGACAACACGTTCGCGACGCCGTACCTCCAGCGCCCGCTCGAACTCGGCGCCGACGTCGTCTCGCACTCGCTCACGAAGTACCTCGGCGGCCACTCCGACGTCGTCGGCGGCGCCCTGCTGACCAACGACGCGGAGCTGGACGAGCGCTTCGGCTTCTACCAGAACGCCGTCGGTGCGACGCCCGGCCCGTTCGAGAGCTTTCTCGTGCTCCGGGGGACGAAGACGCTACCAGTCCGGATGGATCGCCACTGCGAGAACGCCCGGGCGATCGCCGAGTGGCTCGACGACCACCCGGACGTCGAGACGGTGTACTATCCCGGTCTCGAATCCCACCCGGGTCACGAGCTCGCCGCGCGCCAGATGGACGACTTCGGCGGCATGCTGAGCTTCGAACTCCACGCGACGATGGACGAGGCGAGCGCCGTCGTCTCGAACACCGAGGTGTTCACGCTCGCGGAGAGTCTCGGCGGCGTCGAGAGCCTGATCGAACAACCGGCACCGATGACGCACGCGGCCGTGCCGCGCGAGGAGCGCATCGCCGCCGGGTTGACCGACAGTCTGATTCGGGTCAGCGTCGGCATCGAACACGTCGACGATCAGATCACCGACCTCGAGCGCGCGATCGACGTGGCGCTTTCCTGA
- a CDS encoding 50S ribosomal protein L21e has protein sequence MPKSNGPRQGTRNKLRNDPRERGTSPPQRAIQDYETGQKVHLKIDPSVPDGRFHPRFDGRTGEVVGTQGNAFQVAVTDGGSEKTVIVTAAHLRAQDE, from the coding sequence ATGCCGAAATCAAATGGCCCTCGACAGGGAACTCGAAACAAACTCCGCAACGACCCCCGCGAGCGGGGCACGTCGCCGCCGCAGCGCGCGATTCAGGACTACGAGACAGGCCAGAAGGTCCACCTGAAGATCGATCCGAGCGTCCCCGACGGCCGCTTTCATCCCCGGTTCGACGGTCGCACCGGCGAGGTCGTCGGCACCCAGGGCAACGCGTTCCAGGTTGCCGTCACGGACGGCGGGAGCGAGAAGACGGTGATCGTCACCGCCGCTCACCTTCGCGCTCAGGACGAATGA
- a CDS encoding RNA polymerase Rpb4 family protein, whose product MTIFKEIVDEEYLTVSEAKELLSDIEADRALDEDRELRYELARAIDHTNRFAVLAPEESRELVAELEGLEKVSEPTAFKIANLLPRDRDELRAVFAQERYSLSGDELDEILAIVARYA is encoded by the coding sequence ATGACCATCTTCAAGGAGATCGTCGACGAGGAGTACCTGACGGTTTCGGAGGCCAAGGAGCTCCTCTCGGATATCGAGGCCGATCGCGCGCTCGACGAGGATCGCGAACTCCGCTACGAGCTCGCCCGCGCGATCGACCACACCAATCGGTTCGCCGTCCTCGCACCCGAGGAGTCGCGCGAACTCGTCGCGGAACTCGAGGGTCTCGAGAAGGTGTCCGAACCGACCGCCTTCAAGATCGCGAATCTCCTGCCCCGCGATCGCGACGAACTGCGGGCGGTCTTCGCCCAGGAGCGGTACTCGCTATCGGGCGACGAACTCGACGAGATTCTCGCCATCGTCGCGCGCTACGCCTGA
- a CDS encoding DUF655 domain-containing protein has product MSESERDESAVRRAVVLDYLAHGLSSGGRPAYESQPAGYALDTEAFDLFEVAFDEAERLTIGTDVVVEPRSERTVVEQAREIEYDDLSSGAKSELEYVVSDLVEDEEERFVDFYNEAQPITLRLHQLNLLPGIGKKLRNTILEERKRKPFESFEDLEERVSGLHDPDQILVDRILEELKEDDLKYRTFVGGNRTDG; this is encoded by the coding sequence ATGAGCGAATCCGAGCGCGACGAGTCAGCAGTCCGCCGGGCAGTGGTGCTCGACTATCTGGCACACGGCCTCTCCTCGGGCGGTCGGCCGGCCTACGAGAGTCAGCCGGCCGGCTACGCCCTCGATACGGAGGCGTTCGATCTCTTCGAGGTGGCGTTCGACGAGGCAGAGCGGTTGACGATCGGGACCGACGTCGTCGTCGAACCGCGATCGGAGCGCACCGTCGTCGAGCAAGCTCGCGAGATCGAGTACGACGACCTCTCCTCCGGCGCGAAGTCCGAACTCGAGTACGTCGTGAGCGACCTCGTCGAGGACGAGGAGGAACGCTTCGTCGACTTCTACAACGAGGCCCAGCCGATCACGCTGCGGCTCCACCAGCTCAACCTGCTGCCCGGCATCGGGAAGAAACTGCGGAACACGATCCTCGAGGAACGGAAGCGAAAACCCTTCGAGAGCTTCGAGGATCTCGAGGAGCGCGTCTCCGGGCTCCACGATCCGGACCAGATCCTCGTCGACCGCATCCTCGAGGAGCTTAAAGAAGACGACCTGAAGTACCGCACCTTCGTCGGCGGGAACCGGACGGACGGGTAG
- a CDS encoding 16S ribosomal RNA methyltransferase A: protein MRDPDGLLRRAGVRGNPDRDQHFLIDDRVLDRLPTYLDEFSIEPERLLEIGPGTGALTDRLLATGATVVAIERDGDLVSFLRREFAAEIEADRLELREGDALSVDIPSFDACVSNLPYGASSEITFRLLPTGRPLVCMYQREFAERMVAEPGTSAYGRLSVSTQHYVDPEIVETVPPEAFSPPPAVESAVVRMTPRAPDYVVDDEAFFLRFVKALFTQRRKTIRNGIRNTAHITGLEDPEAVVEATDDAILAKRPDAIEPSTFAELAAIAGRVGHPSNE from the coding sequence ATGAGAGATCCAGACGGGCTGTTGCGCCGGGCGGGCGTGCGGGGCAATCCCGACCGCGACCAGCACTTCCTGATCGACGATCGCGTCCTCGACCGGCTCCCGACGTATCTCGACGAGTTCTCCATCGAGCCCGAACGACTGCTCGAGATCGGGCCGGGAACGGGCGCCCTGACGGACCGCCTGCTCGCGACGGGGGCGACCGTCGTGGCGATCGAGCGCGACGGCGACCTCGTCTCCTTCCTGCGTCGCGAGTTCGCCGCCGAAATCGAGGCCGACAGGCTCGAACTCCGCGAGGGCGACGCGCTCTCGGTCGATATTCCGTCGTTCGACGCCTGCGTCTCGAACCTCCCCTACGGCGCCTCGAGCGAGATCACGTTCAGGTTGCTGCCGACGGGGCGGCCGCTGGTCTGTATGTACCAGCGCGAGTTCGCCGAGCGGATGGTGGCCGAGCCGGGGACGTCCGCGTACGGCCGGCTATCGGTCTCGACCCAACACTACGTCGATCCGGAGATCGTCGAGACGGTGCCGCCGGAGGCGTTCTCGCCGCCGCCGGCGGTCGAGAGCGCCGTCGTCAGAATGACCCCGCGAGCGCCGGACTACGTCGTCGACGACGAGGCGTTCTTCCTGCGGTTTGTCAAAGCGCTGTTTACCCAGCGGCGCAAGACGATCCGCAACGGCATCCGAAACACCGCCCACATCACGGGCCTCGAGGATCCGGAGGCGGTGGTCGAGGCGACCGACGACGCGATCCTCGCGAAGCGACCGGACGCGATCGAGCCGTCGACGTTCGCGGAACTGGCGGCGATCGCCGGCCGCGTCGGCCACCCGTCGAACGAGTGA
- a CDS encoding mechanosensitive ion channel family protein: protein MDWSVLAMDWLAAEFETDGQRLAVTLVTLAALAGALVGSRRLTRRLSERTRPLYADVAGAALILSTSIVAIAVVLGVWEQTGTIETAWRDNGLGADTLVLVVVSILVAVTAFIVTRFVKRLIDEVFESAATVTEHQREVTFRLAQVVIYVMAFVTVLGIWVEDLGAIFVGAGFLGIVVGIAAQQTLGALLAGFLLMFSRPFEIGDWVVLDGEYEGIVTDISIVNTRIRTIEDEYVVVPNDVVSSAPITNRSRSGRLRLEVEVGVDYDADVERAVAVATDAVSDMEGIRNPPEPNAVAKSFGDSAVVLGVRFWIPDPKRQRAVRLQSEAIERIADAFATEGIKIPFPQRELSGRPDPGSFPGSGDDATGVTYDESRVRTSDANAGEGE from the coding sequence ATGGACTGGTCCGTACTCGCGATGGACTGGTTGGCCGCCGAGTTCGAGACGGACGGCCAGCGACTCGCGGTCACGCTGGTGACCCTGGCCGCCCTGGCCGGCGCGCTCGTCGGGAGCAGGCGCCTTACGCGCCGGTTGAGCGAGCGCACGCGACCGCTGTACGCCGACGTCGCGGGCGCCGCGCTGATCCTCTCGACGTCGATCGTCGCGATCGCCGTGGTGCTCGGCGTCTGGGAGCAGACCGGGACGATCGAGACGGCCTGGCGCGACAACGGGCTCGGCGCCGACACGCTCGTCCTCGTCGTCGTCTCGATCCTCGTGGCGGTGACGGCGTTCATCGTCACCAGGTTCGTCAAGCGGCTGATCGACGAGGTCTTCGAATCGGCCGCGACCGTCACCGAACACCAGCGGGAAGTCACCTTCCGGCTCGCCCAGGTCGTGATCTACGTGATGGCGTTCGTGACCGTCCTCGGAATCTGGGTCGAGGACCTCGGCGCCATCTTCGTCGGAGCGGGGTTCCTCGGGATCGTCGTCGGGATCGCCGCCCAGCAGACCCTCGGCGCCCTGCTCGCGGGATTCTTGCTGATGTTCTCCCGCCCGTTCGAGATCGGCGACTGGGTCGTCCTCGACGGCGAGTACGAGGGGATCGTCACCGACATCTCGATCGTCAACACCCGAATTCGGACGATCGAAGACGAGTACGTCGTCGTGCCGAACGACGTCGTCAGCTCCGCGCCGATCACGAACCGATCGCGCTCCGGCCGCCTCCGCCTCGAGGTCGAGGTCGGCGTCGATTACGACGCGGACGTCGAGCGGGCCGTCGCGGTCGCGACCGACGCCGTCTCGGACATGGAGGGGATCCGCAATCCGCCGGAGCCGAACGCGGTCGCGAAGTCGTTCGGCGATTCGGCGGTCGTCCTTGGCGTCAGATTCTGGATCCCCGACCCGAAGCGCCAGCGGGCGGTTCGCCTGCAGTCCGAAGCGATCGAACGGATCGCCGACGCGTTCGCGACCGAGGGAATCAAGATCCCGTTCCCGCAGCGCGAACTCTCGGGCCGGCCCGATCCGGGGAGCTTCCCCGGTTCGGGCGACGACGCGACGGGCGTCACCTACGACGAATCGCGAGTTCGAACGTCCGACGCGAACGCCGGGGAGGGCGAGTGA
- a CDS encoding HemK2/MTQ2 family protein methyltransferase → MDLADRRGLETDVYQPAEDSHLLARTALDRLESRSPDRVLEVGTGSGYIAERLREGSDARVVGADVNPHACRQAAERGIDAVRADLVSPFARASFDAVVFNPPYLPFSADAARDDWMERALSGGETGRAVIDRFLSRVGRVLVPDGVVLLLVSTLTDVDAVVELAGDAGFSAIAVADESFPYETLTVLELHR, encoded by the coding sequence ATGGACCTGGCCGATCGCCGAGGCCTCGAAACCGACGTCTACCAGCCCGCCGAGGATTCGCACCTGCTGGCGCGGACGGCCCTGGACCGGCTCGAATCGCGATCGCCCGACCGCGTTCTGGAGGTGGGGACCGGGTCCGGATACATCGCCGAGCGACTCCGCGAGGGGTCGGACGCACGCGTCGTCGGGGCGGACGTGAACCCGCACGCCTGCCGGCAGGCGGCCGAGCGAGGGATCGACGCCGTCCGCGCGGACCTGGTCTCGCCGTTCGCACGCGCGTCGTTCGACGCCGTCGTGTTCAACCCGCCGTACCTGCCGTTTTCCGCCGACGCCGCGCGCGACGACTGGATGGAGCGGGCCCTCTCCGGCGGCGAGACGGGTCGGGCGGTGATCGACCGGTTTCTCTCACGCGTGGGCCGGGTGCTCGTGCCCGACGGCGTCGTCCTGCTGCTCGTCAGCACGCTCACCGACGTCGACGCCGTCGTCGAACTGGCCGGCGACGCCGGCTTCAGCGCGATCGCCGTCGCCGACGAGTCGTTTCCCTACGAGACGCTGACCGTCCTCGAACTCCACCGGTGA
- a CDS encoding 5-methyltetrahydropteroyltriglutamate--homocysteine methyltransferase, producing MTEYVSTTTGLCPLPDGAKTDLADLKGHQKHDLIDGTESEAIRDRYDEARSAVLSLQQDAGLDRIVEGQLRWDDMLAHPLAVSDAVETRGIVRYYDNNNFYREPVVTDELEPTGDVAAELEAAAASVESNALQATLPGPYSLADLATDEYYGDEAALLDGIADFLEGEVERFPAHGTLCLLEPSLVTDPPGDGLDERASEAIDRIAAATEADVVVTTYWGALEEKVYAHLLDADIDAVGFDFVTEQDDNLYNLQEYGATDDVWLGLVDGQNTLLEEPEAVRERAEWIFERVPVTDFETVYLAPNTETFYLPYATFEEKLAALGEAASIAEVSPA from the coding sequence ATGACAGAGTACGTCTCGACGACGACCGGGCTGTGTCCCCTGCCCGACGGGGCGAAGACGGACCTGGCCGACCTGAAAGGCCACCAGAAGCACGACCTCATCGACGGTACCGAGAGCGAGGCGATCCGCGACCGGTACGACGAGGCCCGATCGGCGGTGCTATCACTCCAGCAGGACGCGGGCCTGGACCGGATCGTGGAGGGCCAGCTCCGGTGGGACGACATGCTGGCCCACCCGCTCGCCGTCTCGGACGCGGTCGAGACCCGCGGAATCGTCCGCTACTACGACAACAACAACTTCTATCGCGAACCGGTCGTCACGGACGAACTCGAACCGACCGGCGACGTGGCCGCCGAACTCGAGGCCGCCGCGGCGTCGGTCGAGTCGAACGCCCTCCAGGCCACGCTCCCCGGCCCCTACAGCCTGGCCGATCTCGCGACGGACGAGTACTACGGCGACGAAGCGGCGTTGCTCGACGGGATCGCTGACTTCCTCGAGGGTGAAGTCGAGCGATTCCCCGCCCACGGGACGCTCTGTCTCCTCGAACCGTCGCTCGTGACCGACCCGCCGGGCGACGGGCTCGACGAGCGAGCGAGCGAGGCGATCGACCGGATCGCGGCCGCGACCGAGGCCGACGTGGTCGTCACGACCTACTGGGGCGCCCTCGAGGAGAAAGTCTACGCGCACCTGCTCGACGCCGACATCGACGCCGTCGGATTCGACTTCGTCACCGAGCAGGACGACAACCTCTACAACCTCCAGGAGTACGGCGCGACCGACGACGTCTGGCTCGGACTCGTCGACGGCCAGAACACGCTCCTCGAGGAGCCCGAAGCCGTCAGGGAGCGCGCCGAGTGGATCTTCGAACGGGTCCCCGTCACCGACTTCGAGACCGTCTACCTCGCGCCGAACACCGAGACGTTCTACCTGCCTTACGCCACGTTCGAGGAGAAACTCGCCGCGCTGGGCGAGGCGGCCTCGATCGCGGAGGTGAGCCCCGCATGA